From the genome of Campylobacter concisus, one region includes:
- the galE gene encoding UDP-glucose 4-epimerase GalE: MKILVTGGAGYIGSHVVKALLKQGNDEITIIDNLCKGSQKALEALQRIGNFKFINANLEDDLSEIFANGKFDAIIHFAAFIEVFESMSEPLKYYLNNTANVARVLRYAKTYNVNKFIFSSTAAVYGEPDVAEVSETTPTNPINPYGRSKLMSEQIIKDYASSNENFKFAILRYFNVAGADEEGLIGQNYPNATHLIKVAVQTALGKRESMGIFGDDYATKDGTCVRDYIHVSDLADAHISALDYISQNGSETFNVGYGRGFSVKEVIETAKKVSGVNFKVLNAPRRDGDPAILISNASKLRSLTSWKPKRDDLALIIKTALEWEKRI; the protein is encoded by the coding sequence TTGAAAATTTTAGTAACAGGTGGTGCTGGATACATCGGCAGCCACGTAGTAAAAGCACTTTTAAAGCAAGGCAATGATGAGATAACCATCATCGATAATCTCTGCAAAGGCTCACAAAAAGCACTTGAGGCACTCCAAAGAATCGGAAATTTTAAATTTATAAATGCAAATTTAGAAGATGATCTAAGTGAAATTTTTGCTAATGGCAAATTTGATGCGATCATCCATTTTGCAGCGTTTATAGAGGTTTTTGAGAGTATGAGTGAGCCACTAAAATACTATCTAAACAACACCGCAAACGTCGCAAGGGTGCTAAGATACGCAAAAACTTACAATGTAAATAAATTTATATTTAGTTCAACTGCCGCAGTTTACGGCGAGCCAGACGTGGCAGAAGTTAGCGAAACAACGCCTACAAATCCGATAAATCCATACGGCAGAAGTAAGCTTATGAGTGAGCAGATCATCAAAGATTATGCCTCTTCAAATGAAAATTTTAAATTTGCGATTTTGCGCTACTTTAACGTGGCAGGCGCAGACGAAGAGGGGCTTATCGGTCAAAACTATCCAAACGCCACGCACCTTATCAAGGTGGCCGTGCAAACTGCCCTTGGCAAGCGCGAAAGCATGGGTATCTTTGGCGATGACTACGCGACAAAAGATGGCACATGCGTTAGAGACTACATCCACGTTAGCGACCTAGCGGACGCCCACATAAGCGCACTTGACTACATCAGTCAAAATGGCAGCGAAACTTTTAACGTGGGATATGGCAGGGGATTTAGCGTAAAAGAGGTCATCGAGACCGCAAAAAAAGTAAGCGGGGTAAATTTTAAGGTGTTAAATGCGCCAAGAAGGGACGGCGACCCAGCTATCCTCATCTCAAACGCAAGCAAACTACGCTCTCTAACAAGCTGGAAGCCAAAAAGAGACGATCTAGCGCTCATCATAAAAACTGCCCTTGAGTGGGAAAAAAGAATTTAA
- a CDS encoding DNA-3-methyladenine glycosylase I: protein MRRCEWAKGELDIAYHDNEWGKVVKDDRKFFEMIVLEGFQAGLSWHGVLQKREAMREAFDGFDPEKIKLYGEAEIAKFMQNKRLIRNRLKLKSLSANALAFLSVTKEFGSFYDYLWGYLLRKFDPKFDGKQIINHYQDIKQVPATTPMSDFVAKELKKRGFKFLGSVSTYAFLQSVGVVDDHMNYCFCKAKA from the coding sequence ATGAGGCGATGCGAATGGGCAAAAGGCGAGCTTGATATAGCTTACCACGATAACGAGTGGGGCAAAGTCGTAAAAGATGATAGAAAATTTTTCGAAATGATAGTTCTGGAGGGCTTTCAGGCGGGACTTTCGTGGCATGGAGTACTTCAAAAAAGAGAGGCTATGAGAGAGGCATTTGATGGCTTTGATCCAGAGAAGATCAAGCTTTACGGTGAGGCTGAGATAGCTAAATTTATGCAAAATAAGAGGCTGATCCGTAATAGATTAAAACTAAAATCACTTTCTGCAAACGCCCTTGCATTTTTATCAGTAACCAAAGAATTTGGCAGCTTTTATGACTATTTGTGGGGATATTTGCTAAGAAAATTTGACCCAAAATTTGACGGCAAGCAGATCATAAATCACTATCAAGATATCAAGCAAGTGCCAGCCACTACGCCTATGTCAGACTTTGTGGCAAAGGAGCTAAAAAAGCGAGGGTTTAAATTTTTAGGCTCTGTTAGCACCTATGCCTTTTTGCAAAGTGTGGGCGTTGTAGATGATCATATGAATTATTGTTTTTGCAAGGCAAAAGCTTGA
- a CDS encoding DNA ligase, whose protein sequence is MRIIFAVLLLLNFAFSLDLLRLSEYKDQNVSGWLASEKLDGVRAYWDGENLLSRQGKKLNAPLSFTKNFPKFALDGELYAKELKFEEIQATVMDKLPDEKAWGRLKFHIFDVPEASGSLLDRLEVLAKFLKNEPNHNLIIIKQIKMRDNAQFLKFTESIIAKGGEGAVVREPNAPYERKRSKNALKFKKFKDSECEVTAINKGSGKYAKFAGSLTCKALGGKQGEEKAGEPKSGAIFKIGSGLSDEKRQNPPKIGSIITYKFQNLTANGKPRFPIFLRVRED, encoded by the coding sequence ATTAGAATAATTTTTGCGGTTTTACTCCTTTTAAATTTTGCATTTTCTCTTGATTTGCTGCGCCTTAGCGAGTATAAAGATCAAAACGTCTCAGGCTGGCTAGCTAGCGAGAAGCTTGATGGCGTGCGTGCCTACTGGGACGGAGAGAATTTACTCTCAAGACAGGGCAAAAAGCTAAATGCACCGCTAAGTTTTACTAAAAATTTTCCTAAATTTGCGCTCGATGGCGAGCTTTACGCAAAGGAGCTTAAATTTGAAGAAATTCAAGCAACAGTGATGGATAAGTTGCCCGATGAAAAAGCGTGGGGCAGGCTTAAATTTCACATTTTCGACGTGCCTGAGGCAAGTGGTAGCTTGCTTGATAGGCTTGAAGTTTTGGCTAAATTTCTAAAAAATGAGCCAAATCACAATTTAATCATAATAAAACAGATAAAAATGCGAGATAACGCTCAATTTTTGAAATTTACTGAAAGTATCATCGCAAAAGGCGGCGAGGGAGCAGTGGTGCGTGAGCCAAATGCACCGTACGAGCGAAAAAGAAGCAAAAATGCACTTAAATTTAAGAAATTTAAAGATTCCGAGTGTGAAGTGACCGCTATAAATAAAGGTAGCGGCAAATACGCAAAATTTGCTGGCTCGCTTACCTGCAAAGCGCTTGGTGGCAAGCAGGGTGAAGAAAAAGCTGGTGAACCAAAATCTGGCGCTATCTTTAAAATAGGATCGGGACTAAGCGATGAAAAGCGCCAAAATCCCCCAAAGATAGGTTCTATCATCACATATAAATTTCAAAATTTAACAGCCAACGGCAAGCCAAGATTTCCAATATTTTTAAGGGTTAGAGAGGATTAA